Proteins from one Erpetoichthys calabaricus chromosome 11, fErpCal1.3, whole genome shotgun sequence genomic window:
- the hmox2b gene encoding heme oxygenase 2, whose protein sequence is MSAEDLKDIPNGDSIPYDENEEEDEGVGPTDLSELLKEGTKESHDKAENTQFVKEFLKGRIRKELFKLAAVALYYTYSALEEEMDRNKDHALFSPLYFPLELHRRDALIRDLEFFFGKEWQDLVKCSEATSKYVERIHEIGHDEPELLVAHAYTRYMGDLSGGQILKKVAQRAMKLPSTGEGIHFYVFDNITNHKEFKQLYRARMNTLDLDQELKDRIVKEANLAFQFNMQVFEELDKIGQSIKDEVLDGGLPVYEGKGDIRKCPYYAAKLAAGGGSSYACHMAMALLRRPSGQIIMAACVATIAGMFAWYFI, encoded by the exons ATGTCTGCTGAGGACCTAAAAGATATTCCAAATGGGGACAGCATTCCCTATGATGAAAATGAGGAAGAAGATGAAGGTGTCGG CCCCACAGATCTGTCTGAGCTGTTGAAAGAAGGGACAAAAGAATCTCATGACAAGGCAGAAAATACTCAGTTTGTGAAGGAATTCCTTAAGGGTCGTATCCGAAAGGAGCTTTTTAAG CTTGCAGCAGTGGCATTATATTACACCTATTCTGCACTGGAAGAGGAGATGGATCGAAACAAAGATCATGCCCTGTTTTCCCCCCTGTACTTTCCCCTTGAGCTTCACCGTCGAGATGCTCTGATCCGtgatctggagtttttttttggaaaagaatGGCAGGATCTGGTAAAGTGCTCAGAAGCTACAAGCAAGTATGTCGAACGTATTCATGAGATAGGGCATGATGAACCTGAACTTCTGGTAGCCCACGCGTATACCCGTTACATGGGAGATCTTTCTGGTGGCCAGATCCTGAAGAAGGTGGCCCAGCGTGCTATGAAGCTTCCCAGCACTGGGGAGGGAATCCACTTCTATGTTTTTGACAACATTACCAATCATAAGGAATTCAAGCAGCTCTATCGTGCAAGGATGAACACACTGGATCTTGACCAGGAGCTTAAGGACAGAATTGTGAAAGAAGCAAACCTTGCTTTCCAGTTCAACATGCAG GTCTTTGAAGAGCTGGATAAAATTGGGCAGAGTATAAAGGATGAGGTTCTGGATGGTGGTCTGCCAGTGTATGAAGGAAAAGGAGACATACGTAAATGTCCATACTATGCAGCCAAATTGG CTGCTGGAGGAGGTTCCTCCTATGCATGCCACATGGCAATGGCCCTGCTGCGCCGCCCATCGGGGCAGATCATCATGGCTGCATGTGTAGCCACAATTGCTGGTATGTTTGCATGGTACTTCATTTGA